The following proteins are encoded in a genomic region of Fusarium keratoplasticum isolate Fu6.1 chromosome 9, whole genome shotgun sequence:
- a CDS encoding F-box domain-containing protein gives MATANPDRLSGLPLETLYELFSYVSLDGGGFSLVRATRRLYDLLILELYKEGGRKSNWAPLFVRAVSGNLLTLKRCLEAGAPLNCRWPRHNPKWWVLGIDEGDQPLQVAMMHYKVEAVEWMLDQKVNPYEKDENGKRRTLELICESRLLKGHYHKKLQAAARWRHKRLCIPNKDVLALRGRKIFDSVPTAGASHNPRLTRALQCIPDQVEAKPVEVKGYICEDSLSLLPRKIMPKVLSHLSPVDGGCSLVVTSRFLYHTLILDLYREVGRQLSWLPLFVGAIDGNFLTLQTSLKAGVPIDHQWKGNHLTSEWRFSDGCRSISVP, from the coding sequence ATGGCAACCGCAAACCCAGACAGGCTCTCCGGCCTACCTCTTGAGACTCTATATGAATTATTTTCGTATGTATCTCTTGACGGAGGCGGATTCAGTCTAGTTcgggcgacgaggagactTTATGACTTGCTCATCCTAGAACTGTACAAGGAAGGGGGAAGAAAGTCCAACTGGGCCCCCTTGTTCGTCAGGGCGGTAAGTGGTAACCTCCTTACCCTGAAGAGATGTCTCGAGGCTGGTGCACCACTCAACTGTCGATGGCCGCGTCATAACCCCAAATGGTGGGTTCTCGGTATTGATGAAGGTGACCAGCCACTTCAAGTAGCCATGATGCATTATAAAGTCGAAGCCGTGGAGTGGATGCTTGATCAAAAGGTCAACCCCTACGAGAAGGACGAGAATGGCAAGAGGCGGACTCTTGAGCTGATCTGCGAGTCACGGCTACTCAAAGGCCACTACcacaagaagctccaggcGGCTGCCAGATGGAGACACAAACGGCTTTGCATACCCAACAAGGATGTGCTGGCGCTCCGGGGACGTAAGATATTCGACTCGGTGCCTACAGCCGGCGCCTCACACAATCCAAGGCTAACTAGGGCTCTCCAGTGTATACCCGATCAAGTGGAAGCCAAGCCGGTAGAAGTCAAGGGATATATCTGCGAAGACTCTTTGTCTCTACTTCCCCGCAAAATAATGCCCAAGGTGTTATCGCATCTCTCCCCAGTTGATGGTGGCTGCAGTCTAGTCGTAACGTCAAGATTCCTCTATCACACCCTGATCTTGGACCTGTATAGAGAAGTTGGCAGGCAGTTGAGCTGGCTCCCTCTTTTTGTTGGCGCTATAGACGGCAACTTTCTCACCCTTCAAACCTCCCTCAAGGCCGGTGTGCCGATAGATCACCAGTGGAAGGGCAACCATTTGACATCTGAGTGGCGGTTTTCTGACGGCTGTCGGTCTATTTCGGTGCCATAG
- a CDS encoding Carboxylic ester hydrolase has product MVSRNILATTLYAASALAIPHQRGSDNPTAVIDTGDVIGTTTSIPDSKVTVNKFLGIPFAEAPVRFAAPKPAKSWSKPYDASKHKPACIPKFNYPEDKRNESIKIWYTPPPPAGESEDCLNINVFAPAGSKPGSKAVAFWIYGGSFHHGSGSLPLYEGSKMAGYEDIIVVTFNYRNNIFGFPETSGLPEGERNPGFLDQRLALDWVRRNIKAFGGDPEKVTIFGESAGAAGVDALLTAPPDPLPFRGAIIQSGTAKATLTPSGSWVNATEKAGCKKDNFDETLKCMRELPADKLRDVVERAALTFMPLADDGVTQANYPRGQRLRSEEDPESMARVPILIGTTAEEGRLPELKEITLEEALSHFASGITPAQIRLLRSLYPIGSPGINNEFDQITTIVTEVGAQCPTKFMADEFSSVGIKTWRFIYNASFENTEIFKGSGAYHAAELSTLFGSFPEKGATEYQEKLSRVMQKAWADFVKDPEEGPGWDEVPKVGVLGDGVRPDGDTKGGDGLEVIKPTLLDLRCHLYKNMWEKSNPEE; this is encoded by the exons ATGGTTTCTCGTAATATCTTAGCCACAACTCTGTATGCTGCTTCAGCACTTGCAATTCCTCACCAGAGAGGATCTGATAACCCAACGGCTGTCATCGACACGGGGGATGTAATTGGTACTACCACGTCCATCCCAGACTCAAAAGTCACCGTCAACAAGTTCCTCGGCATTCCTTTCGCTGAAGCTCCAGTACGCTTCGCAGCACCCAAACCAGCCAAATCGTGGTCAAAACCCTACGATGCCTCGAAGCACAAGCCCGCTTGCATACCCAAGTTCAACTACCCTGAAGACAAGCGGAATGAGAGCATCAAGATCTGGTACACTCCTCCCCCACCTGCCGGGGAAAGTGAAGACTGCCTGAACATCAATGTGTTTGCCCCGGCAGGCTCGAAGCCTGGTTCCAAAGCTGTTGCGTTCTGGATCTATGGAGGAAGCTTTCACCACGGATCAGGATCCCTGCCGCTGTATGAAGGGTCGAAGATGGCAGGGTATGAGGATATTATTGTGGTTACTTTCAACTACCGAAACAACATTTTTGGCTTTCCTGAGACATCTGGGCTGCCAGAGGGCGAACGCAACCCTGG TTTCCTCGATCAACGTCTTGCCCTGGACTGGGTACGACGAAACATCAAGGCTTTCGGAGGTGATCCCGAAAAAGTCACCATATTTGGAGAGAGCGCCGGCGCAGCCGGCGTCGATGCGCTTCTGACTGCTCCTCCGGACCCCCTTCCCTTCCGCGGTGCTATCATACAGTCAGGCACAGCAAAGGCTACCCTGACACCAAGCGGATCCTGGGTGAATGCCACAGAGAAAGCAGGCTGCAAGAAAGACAACTTTGACGAAACCCTCAAGTGCATGCGCGAGTTGCCTGCTGACAAGCTTCGGGATGTTGTCGAGAGAGCAGCACTCACCTTTATGCCActtgctgatgatggcgtcaCCCAGGCAAACTACCCTCGTGGACAACGCCTCAGGTCAGAGGAGGACCCAGAGTCCATGGCCCGCGTTCCAATCTTGATCGGAACCACTGCCGAGGAAGGCCGGCTTCCCGAGCTCAAAGAAATCACCTTGGAGGAGGCCTTGTCCCACTTTGCCTCTGGTATCACACCAGCCCAGATCCGACTCCTCCGAAGCCTCTACCCTATTGGATCCCCGGGCATCAACAACGAGTTTGACCAAATCACCACCATCGTGACCGAGGTTGGTGCGCAGTGTCCGACAAAGTTCATGGCAGATGAGTTCTCCTCGGTTGGTATCAAGACCTGGCGATTCATCTACAACGCGAGCTTCGAGAACACCGAGATCTTTAAAGGTAGTGGAGCATACCACGCTGCTGAGCTTAGCACTCTCTTTGGAAGTTTCCCTGAGAAAGGAGCTACAGAGTATCAAGAAAAGCTTAGCAGAGTGATGCAAAAGGCGTGGGCCGATTTTGTCAAGGACCCAGAGGAAGGGCCCGGATGGGATGAGGTGCCCAAGGTCGGGgtgcttggtgatggcgtgAGGCCTGATGGTGATACGAAGGGAGGCGATGGGTTGGAGGTTATCAAGCCTACGTTGCTTGACCTGCGGTGTCATTTGTATAAGAATATGTGGGAGAAGTCGAATCCTGAGGAGTGA